Part of the Mya arenaria isolate MELC-2E11 chromosome 8, ASM2691426v1 genome, GGCACATAtgccaagtaattttaaaatcaatcagtACATGGAAAAGTTGCAACCCGGACAAAGTAAAACCCGACGGACGGACGTATGGACGGTAAGAATTTAATTTGGGACaaaaaatgtgttgataaaaaaattgttaatatatcaAAGGAAAATAATCCTAGAGCAAGAAATATACTCGAGTAATCGTTAAACCGGATTGTACTCAAATTCTTATTTTGACTGGAGAATATCTTTTCATGAATGCGCccttaaaaaaaggtttaaaaacatatatagtcaaatgtattaattttaatagcttttgatgtacatgtaatatggtaaaatgagtcgAGATTGAGATTTGTCTTAATTGTTTTCGAGTTACTGGGGCCAGAACATAACCAGTgttatgtgtaaaaataatcttatttaaatacttaaagAAGAACGGCGCTCTAAATAACTGACGATCTCTGATAACATCGCAGAACAATAACCTTGCCCCATTACCTCGGGGAGTGGTGagttaatgattattttttttccatattttcaatgtttcgaTCTCGGTAAATTTAATTAAAGCACTTTAACATTCTTTTGAGGATGAAATCAGAAACATTATGGCAATTATCATTTGCAGAAGCTCTAGAGGACTTCCATATTGAAGCCAGAGAAACATTATTGGTAGATTCTCATTTGAAAATGGAACAACAACACTTCATAGCGAACGCCAAGAGTATTGTTGTTATAATAGTTGAAAAATAGGCACTACTCAACAACTTTTGAAAGCCAGATTTATTGACCTTGCTGtatattttcttgcaaattgtaTGTGAAAACATAAGTACCATTTTAATATCTTGAGTTATGGTCGAGGTCAAGGTTAAAAACTGGTGCTCGGCGCCGACAACAACGCCAATGCTATGACACTATCTCATCATTTTTCTTCGAGAAACAGATCAGCTTAAAATATGCGATTGGGCAAACTTAAGTTTCTAAGTAAAACATTATGCTCTTGTTAAATTTCTAAACCTCAGGGAACAGAAGCAAACTATTTTTATGCTTTCTTAGCCTATtatatactacatacatgtacacagtaAAAAGAAACATCAGCTATTTACAcccttattttttaaaagctCACTGtgtatatagtttatataggCACGGACTAGATCCTCCCTACCTGTTGCACCATCCCACCCCTCTAtaaatggtttataggtccgtgatataGGCCAGGAAGACGTACACATACGCTCCTCCCCGTGTTCTTACCGGAGGGATTTCATACAGAGACAAAGAGGATGACAATAACAAAATTCTTTTCTCCCTGGCCTTGGACATTTTAATACTGTAGAAGCTCACCAACTGTTTCCAGGGGATTATGATCAATACTCTGTCTGGCTAGCTAAGTTTAAATCTTATGAATGGAAAACACATTCAGATGGAAACCTGATGTCATCGTTACAGTTAGATGAAtagttgaaaatgaaaaacaactttttattttcgTTTATTATGTAAGCTGTATGCAATtcttaacaataatattatcatCCAAAACAAATTGTGGTGACTGAACCCACAGACATGATTACCAGATCTGGTTTCTGATAcgttaatattgttaatattcatAACGGTTCAACTAATGAAAAAATGGTACTGCGTTTCATCTATTATTGAATCAGCAATTTTGAGCATTGCATGACTATCTACAAAAAAAAGTTGCAATTATGGGTGAGAACATCCCTTGGATCAATTCCAATTAAAGGTTCAAcgtattatgaaatatattaggTTAATGCCCTGATAATCATGAAGACCTTCAGATTTAAAGTGACTCCCTCATGGTTTTTGGAAATTGCACTTTTTGTCCTAATCGAATTAAGTCCACAATTGTTAGCCCACAAATTTTATTGAAGGTCACTTTataacagctttgttgttgtgtgattggttgatAGACATTATCgtgtgatgttatcaatgtattgtaaaaaggtaaaaatatccATCGCTTTGTATAGGTTCTGGTGGCCTAGAGGCAAAGgcttcagattttttatttttttccagacttTATCTACGTGGGTATGCGTTCACTAAAACCGAACTAATTTTTAATACTACAATCATATTTTTCCTGCGATTTCGATATCATAcagaaaataatgatgaaatagtATTTTTAGTTGCATTACCTGGAAAACTGATTTTTGGGTCAAAAaccatgagcaagtccctttaacaacCAGTGCACTGATGGAACATATTTCTACATCCATGAAccccaatataaaaacattttaacaaatatgataaaaagcATATTGCCTGTTACGGAAGCACCTAAAGAGACCCCTGACTCAGTGAGAGTTTTACATCATGATTATTTGCAATAACTAAAACATATAACTTCTCACGATCTTTTAATCAAATGATTCTTGACACATTTCCTTAGCCAGTTTTTCTAGTTTTTTCTCCGCTAAGGTCATCCCCTCTGAATCACAATATTCTTTTGCTTTAGACACCCAGTAATCTTTGGTGCGTGCGAAGTAGTCCTTGATTGCTTCATTAATGGGTCTCTCCGGCGCGTCACTGAAGTCAATATccagatcatcatcatcatcgtcgtccgAGTCagaatctaaaaataaaacagtcttTTATCTAGAATCCAACTTAATTCCATTTGTAActacaattataaatataatttgaaacctGTTACACAAGCAAATGTGGTAACCATACCTTTAAAAAGTAGGCCAATTTAAACCTAACTGGCaaagtagatttttttattttctaaagtgAAAGATACATTTCACCACATTTCATAAGACAACATCACCATGTTTTTTACATGTACAGTCTCTGATGTTTCATTAGTTATGATGGGACAATAAATTAattagattttaacaaaatttattaatcATTCTTACTACAAAGCATGAGACGACTGTCTCCCAACTTTACACCGTACCAGGTACTGCTAATATATAGGAAgttaacacaaacaaaaacatttttttatttagccTGGTTCCAAGAAATGTACTGGGCTTGTCGCTATGAATCAACTTTATCATACTAGTGAGTGtatattcaaatgtaaattaaaatgattttgcatTTCAAATTTCCCATGAGAAAATAGCATGCatatttcacaaaatcagctAAGAAGGCATCTTGGTTCATGTGGTTGCAAAAccttttcaagttttttttaaacagactATAGGAGAACTGGTATCTTATATTACCTGAGTCGCCTCCCTTGGCCCCCTCCTCCATCTCCTCCCCTGAGGAAGAGTCAGACTCCACCCATACCTGGAATACACAACAGTTCAGTATCTATCACTGGACATGGGGCCCATTTCAATACAAATCCTACCCAAGAACTGAAATAACtgtcatattttcataattttcctacatatttgtgtgaataCTGAAAtggctgttgttgtttttttgtgtgtttttttttaataggctttatgtaagaatgtCATTGTCAACATGGGGGGGGGAATGAAATCCAAGTAATCTTAAGTATAAAGCTTTAAActacaaattaaaacatgtgtagtcatttctttttataactttttttaacaatggaCTATTAAAACAGTAGGGCAGGCGCCTGATTTGAACGTAGGGTGAGGTatccaaaagtatttttttaggccACTATTGTAATAATAGATGAGACCCTGGGTTATTTTGTTGAGACACTTCTTGGGGACTCATGGTTAGGCCTTCTTTGTGAACAAGTTCTGCCCTTCCTTTAGGAAAAATTATGACCAAGATCTAAgagtattttttacaaaattgagTGATATTTAAGAACTTTTCCATTTGGTATCTGTCAGAATATCTGATCCATAGGCCATGGAATGCCTAAAAAAGGCTGGATCGTATATAATGTACATTATGTAGACAACTTACTGATAAGTGCACTATGACTTTTGAAGTTTTAggttaacattcattttttgaaGCAATATAAGTCCTATGGCACTTACCAAATCTTTCAAGTTGCTCTCAATAATAGTGTTCCATTCCTCCATCTTGTTTGTATCCAGTGAGTACATGTCTGACAGTGTATACTGCTTGTCCCCATCTTCAAATATGCCTCCATAGAGATACAACACCCCATTCTTCACAGCCATAAGCGCGTTCATTCTTGGCGCTGGCATGAACACATTCACAGCCTGATCCTCCGACCCTGTTGCCCCATCAAATCCCTCCATTGCACTATTTTCACCACCCTGAGCACCTATTGTTACTTTAAACACACTTTCCACCCCTTGTTCGGTTTCCATAGAAACAGAATTTGCACCTTCTTTCATACCAACCCCAGAATTCTCACTTGTGACCCCATCCACCTCCATTCCAGCTTCATTATTTACATCcttatcattttcaacatcaccACTATCACCCAAGTCACCTTCAGTCCCCTCTTTGTCAATAGCGAGTTTTCTTATCTCCTCCTCGCCCATATCCATATCATTTTCTCCCTCCTCTGATTCACTTCCACTCTCTCCATCTTCAACATTGCCAGTTTCATTCTCCTTCCGTCTTCTCCGCTTTTTCTTCTCAGAAGCAGTTTTCTTTCCTCTGAAAtaatttttgtaaagaaatagtTCTGTGTAGCATGCTTTGttgtataacaatattaaacatgTGCCTCGTgttgatgatttattttctaaaattacaCATTTCCCAAAATATGTCGATCCGACGGACAACACTGGCAAATTTTGATCCGGACTGACGATTGCTGATCAGATATCGGTCAACTGTCTTAGCTTTTCCCCCCTCATAATGTGGTTTTAGCATTAATGCCCAGTAACTGGAATTTAGCATCAATGTATcagaaaaactttaaaattgcTACCAATCAAGTAACAAAAGAAATACCATAACCAACCCTGTGGCTTTATGATACCTTAACCTATTGTGAGTGCAGTTTAAAGCAAGAAAATCAGCCAGCTCAATACGGCACGTAAAATTGTTCATTCCTCACATGCTATTTGCCTACATAGTCAAAGCATACCTAAGGCGAGCATCAAACCAGCGCCCGGTGTCAAGCTCCAGAAAGTACAGCTCATTGTAGAACTTTCCATTCAACTGTTCATCACCCTCCTCCTGTCAACATTAATACAATtccaattaattttaatacatttgtaatgactgattttttttcagctgAAGGCAATGTGTCTCATTTACAATCCATTAATATTATGGACAGACGTCGTAAAGTGCTCCATgcaaacaaactattttgtctgtaaacatTGATACCATTAGAACCTGTTGCTTTCAGACCATATTAAAggtgagaaaaatgtttgtcATAAGGCTAGGGGATTAAATTTTAACtgcataataatacaaataacaaaaaaacaactcGCAAATCATTTAGTAGTTGTTGACAGTCTCCTGGGGTTACTTTATATAAATGCTCTCAGACTTCTGACTATAATTCCTACATTTAGTATGAATTATAGTCTGACAATGAGGTTTAATGGTTGGTGATCTGCTATACTTTCATTGACCAGTGTACAATCTCACCTCGTCAAACACGCCCCCAAAGCAGACAGCCTTGTTACCCCCGACAACAGCCAATGAGAATCCAGACCTTGGAGATGGCCTTGACCCTGACTGTTTCACACTGATCCACTTCCACTTGCCTGGCTGTTCACCTTCTTTGACTTTGCCTGTAACATGGCAAGACAATGTAATACACAACTTTGaatgttgattttattacaaaatagctACTACATGAGACTATATGGTTAAAATTCTTGCATATGATACATCTGACAttttctacaaacatttataataaataatattcaagcAGTTTAGGCAAACGTGGCTTTTCTGAATCTGAGTcttaaattcaaactcagaAAGTCTGTGACATGCATaatcatattcatacaaatcatattcaaacatttcaaaagtattGAACAACAGGTTAGTATCAAAGTCTTTTACATTGGAAGTAGAATACATCAGAGATCTGCAAATGTATCTTAAATGGTTTAAGAGTGACCAAGGGCAGATATACCCAAATTTTGCCATGTTAATTGTCGCTACATAGTAAGAAATGCTTCCTACCAAggcaaaaaaatggtttggttagggtgacatccttttcaaaaacaggtagggtagataggctgtttattttattttttaattacgctttatataagaacattattgtcatcattgatGAATGTTAgagtgttaaagttatcttctgtataaagcttgaaggttttaaactacaaatTAAGACACACactaaaaaaagttttttttacctactgactataaaaatgtatttccttTCAGGCCCTAATAGCAAATACACTACAGATAACAATTTACCTTCAGGggttaaaatgaacatatcaGCGTGGATTTTTCCCACATCTACATCTTTTTTCACCCTTTCCTTGCTGTAACCACCATAAACAAGCACCTTGCCCTGATCAGCAACGGTTGCTAGGACACAGGCTGACCTTGGAGATGGGGCATTGCCATTGACTACCAGCTGTACCCATGTGTATGTGTCAAGGTTGAAGGCATATGCATCGTTGAAGTATTTGTAAtctctgaagaaaaaaaaacacatgaaagcattggtttcaatattaatttgattCGTAGGAatataaaataagatatttcatCAAATTTTCCGTTCAAGTTTCTGCCAACAAAATCAAAACTGTTAACATTTGTAGGCCAAACCATTCGTGGGCAAAAATTTTAAAAAGGGAATGAAATATCCTCTGTTTGATATAAATGTGGCGTTAATACACAGCAGGTTGATGCCACTGTTTATCCACTTTTTTCGACAAAAGAGCCTACAATAATTAAAGCCAAAGTGAAACTGACCTGAGGTTGTCATGGAAACCACCAAACACGATGAGTTGTTTCTTACACTGCACCATCCTGTGACCACTGCGGGCTGACGGGCCTCCAGGGGCACTAAAAACAGAAACCactgtgaagaaagttatatcaACTATTGCTAAGGCACTCTCTTTTGCTTTATGTTGCACAAGTGTTGTAGGGGAAACCTAATAAAACCCACTTGTTCCACATGACCACCAAACTCACATCCTACCAGGCCGGGACTCAAACCCGGATCAGCTTTGTGAGAAGGGGAGGGCTCTAACCAGTGTGATAACCAGACAACCAAGTCTTAACTTACATATTCAAGGTAAAGACAGAAAATTTGGTGAAGTTGATATTTCTACAAAGACAGTCATAAATCCTTATGAGTGACCATTATTTTATGGACTTTATTACACAAATCTGTTTCAAATCTGGGCTCCACATAAGCACTGCTGATTACAATACCTCAATTTACAGTCAAGTAAAGGTTTCCAGTCTTACCTGACTTTTTCCCACTTTTTCTCCTTAAGAGAAAAGAGCCAAAGGTCCTTGTAATGGTAGAATTGAGACTGTGTGGGGCTGGCAAACTCCCCGCCAAAAATCCACAACTGACCCCCACTCTGCCGTACAGCAACAGCCTGTAAATATACATGTCAGCCCCTCTTGTACATCTACCATTATATGAAAGCAGTGGTCGATTATaaagcacaagcctgcaagcccttgACTGGATAGCATTTGCTGGGCTTGTACAAAGTTAACGCAGCGGATCCcattaaatatcaaaagcaATGTAAGGTTTCAGGCTTGTTGATCCTATTCAATCCTAGTCAAATTTCAATGACTGCAGAAGGATTTTATTGAAACCCAAAGTGttaaattttccaaaaaaaattgtcatttcttatattattcCCATATATTTACAACATCAAACAGACATCTCAGAACACACATCAACCTATTCAATTGATAGATATTGAGACATCATCTCCTTTTAATGTATTCATCCAATATTGAGACACTTTAAGACATGAAGACAGCATGCCTGGACCAGTATTACAAAAGcatcttcaaaatattttaacataatttatttcaccTATTAAAGTGTATAATTCAGAattgatatatttcttgaaaaaaatatgtctttgaaatggtgttttcaattttataaacttGAGTTCCCATTTTTTTATTGctgaatatatatacaataaatgtaaCGCTTTCTGTCTGTGGAATGAAACAGTTTAGGAAATTGTTGAAGTTGAGGAAAATGTACCAGCTTAACTTAAATATGGCCCCTGAAGGTACAGGGTAACTTACTAGTGAGTTACTTACCCATCATTTCTCTATCTGCCTGTATAGAATATATAAGGCAATCATGTGACATGCTTTGACCAATGGAGAGGCTGGAATTTACAATTGGTTGGAGGCATGATATATTACTGAACAGGTCATAACCCATCATAATTCTATCTCCATTTATAGAATATATCAGGCAACCATGTGACATGCTTTGACCAATGGAGAGGCTGGAATTTACAATTGGTTGGAGGCATGATATATTACTGAACGGGTCATAACCCATCATAATTCTATCTCCATTTATAGAATATATCAGGCAACCATGCAATCTCATTAGCGTATCGTCGTGAAacgtgtattggggatctgattttaatgagattggcaACCATGTGACATACTTTGATCAATTGAGAGGATGGAATTTAGTATGAGTTAGAGGCATGATATACTACTGAACACCTTACCTGATGGGCAGATCTTGGGGGCGGGGCATTTGGGGCTGTAACTTTGAGCCAATCATTCTTCTTGATATTGTACACCAGCAGGTCATTGTACAGGTACATCTGTAACATAAAATCAATCAAGATGTGTTCACAAACACTGTTGGTTTGTTATCATCCTGTTGGTTTGGGCTGGTTTAAACAATTCTGATGATATTTCTGATACAGTTTGTTTAAAGAtgaactcttactcccaaacaagatttaccacaattaatacagttgtttaaatatacGGAAAATGACGAAAAACGTtataaacaatggttcttatgaaggataccaagtttaatttgaaagaaatgtgcagaaaacatggcatttctaccttataagattatagtagatcgcagtaaatcttttagcattcatcaatcatttaatatgtttgcgttttcagctattaaatacatggttacaatcttgttatcagtaattaatatttccacaaatgcattatttagtagaaagtttaagatttatcactcaaaatttatgtttgttatacatgtgtatgtattgattttgaataagagaggtacttcaattgtttttgttgtaataaCATGGCAATAACAGTTCCCACAAGAAAGAAAAATGGATTACAGCAGTTAATTACATGCTTTTCAgtggtttattaaaaaataacagtgAATTATATCCTGAAAAACTCACTGTTAGAATCATTGAGTTATAAAAACATTAGTTCACTGTTTCTATTATTCTTCCCATTTCCCTGTGGACGTAAATGCCCACAATTGCCCACAAAAATCAATGACGTCATCTGGGAGTTAGATTACATCGagtattattggtcccagacgtcattttggaaaatttaatgtgatattcaaattaaatatagatgtgtatttttttcttttgatgagttataagcatgaaataaaaagaataaaattgtctactgtaaaatttcaaaataattcaccTCGTGAAATCGAAATATTTTACTTGTGGatatagtaaaatataactCTTGGGGCTCACTTGGTAAAATATACTGCTatcttatactgaaacaaacagttatcTGCTATTTAATTTCCTTTAATTAGGCTAATGTTGAAtgcttttcataaaatttaataaacccAATGTGTTCTTAGGTCAAAGatcttaagaaataaaaatattttcaacaactTTTATCATAAAAGGTGGTAAATGTTTGAACTTCATGCCATCATGTTATGTAGGGTGCATCAGCCACAGGAGTTGACTTTGTTACCCAAACTCCTAACAGTGCTTTTTCTCTTTGCTGTAAATTATGTGTTGATGATCGAAATCATGTGACCTCattcaaaaaattgttttcagattttaaattatatttcgttattaagatatcaaaaattcattaatttcaaaGTTTAACATACAACAATATAGTAAACAGATGATAAAAATTTAAGTTAACAGCTAAAATTCAGCTATTTTTCGTACAAGGCAGATCACTACTTTGGTGAATAGGAGACTGTGTGTTACCTTGTTGCCTGTGAAATATTCCCCACCAAACATGATCAATTCCTCCTTGTCTGGATGGGCCGTCAGTGACATGCTACATCTggaacacatacatatataattgtaaaaggGGCACTGGTGCCAGTATGTTTTCCTTTATACTTTGTTCGAAGAAATATTTAACTTGCATTCTattcaaatttacatttaatgaatgaaaatctCAGTATACCAATCAATGAATATAgggcagattgttcagaactttattaaagctacactctcacagattgaacgttttgacaacttttttattttttgtcttggaacgagccaatttatgcaaaaatccatggaagccaggtatataagactgctgacaaaaacttagatcgcagatttttatgattaagttaaaaaattgatgttttatgcatttttcttaaaccgttagtaacggtttaagccataaaacatcaatttacgaacagaaaaatgaaaatttacgatctgattttttgtcagcaaccttatatcattggtttgctgatatctacgcaaaaaaattccctttccaagacaaaaaaaataaaacaagaaacgccgcaatgcgacgaaaacaggtttttaatgattgtcagaagaacttcagcctgtgtctgtttttctatttatagaaacagtgaccttgaccctaaggaccccaaatgcaatccattgaaaggtatccataaactcttcctttataccaagttgtgtcaggatatgtcaacccttacttcaattattcagtttcaaccgtttttctatttttagtaacagtgaccttgaccttgaatctagggaccccaaacgcaattccgtgaaaggtatccataaactcttcctttatacctggtttggtcaagatatgtagaccctgactaaaattattcagtttcaactgtttttctttttttaataacagtgaccctgaccttgaatctagggaccccaaaatgcaatcccatgaaaggtacccataaactctttctatagatcaaatttggtcaagatatgtcaacccttactaaagttattcaatttcataggtgagtttgacgccgcccggccgcACACCCGCCGCCCGAAAAACgacgttcgccattctaataaccaggtttcactatgtgaaaaccaggttaaaaagttgtaaaaatggtaaatctgttagaatgcagctttaaagttaacaaagttgttaactttttcattgtcaaataggtttgagacaactgttttagCTGTACTTGTTTCATTTAACTATATGAgcatatcatcaaatatttcatgcttaaaagttaacaattgCCCGTCAATCAAATAGTTAACTTTAACcaatttctgaacaatcgggccaTTATCTGCTATAAAacccttttgaaaaataaacaaaatataaaaaactttaataaaacttaataaagatatttaattcaaaaatttgAAGTGTACCTTGGTGAAGGTGGTGGACATTTCTCTTCAATAACCTGTGTCTTTCTGCGGTCTTTTTCTTGGAACTCGGCTATCATCTTTTCAATATCATCCTAAAGGAAATTCAACATGTATGcttcttaaataaacataaacataagtAGCAGTATTATGACAAAGAGGGGCAGCGGTTAAGActgttatgataaatatttctctactaaaaaaaaaagttttcaataaaaagtattatttgtcattttttactgttcataattaaattgaaagtaaaaaaagagaaacaaaCAAGTGCATGGCTTGGTATTAACTGTTAAGCCTTTTTGGTGTTGGTAAAAACAATATctaaaaaagaaatgcaaaatattaataattatagttCAGAACAGAAGATTTACATCTCATTGCCAcataacacaaatacaaacattacacatacaataaataaatgcataattacattattatgcattaaaatgtttttatatataaaaatatatatattacctctCCTTTTTCAGCAAGCTCTTTTTTGGCTCGTTTGTTGGCTTTTTTCTCTGTCTTTTGAATGGTCTTCTCCTTCCCTGCTCCCTTTTTCTCCTTCTTGTTTTTCTTTCCCATACTGTACTGTGTCTAGTTAATTTAAAGGTCAAAACTATATTTAGAAATCTTGAATTTGTTAAAAGGGATACATTAACCGTTAAGTATATACCATCCTATTGACAGGGATAaattcatggtttgtaaaatgaactttttacatatatattttattaagaaatatagTGTGGCAATTCATTATTAGTGCCAAAACTAAGATAatgacagctggaacccttcaacaaatgttaatattatatatgctcaaatattgtctttgaagtccacaattTTAAAAGTGAGTAATATGATTCAGCAAAAGGCTGTAGTGTGATTGGTCAATTGACATTTATCATGTGATGCTACCAATGTTTTCTGAAAGGTTAAAAAAAGCTCTAATGCACAATGAGTCCTTGTGGGCTTGTGGATACAGTAtcagtttctttttttcttgtcagTATAGGCATGGGTTCACTCCCCAATACAACCAGGGTTTTTTATACTTTTCAGTTTCGGTGCCAatgagtaatatatatatatactgtatatataattacaataaagTGTATTGAAATGCATTACTGGAAAACAATGggttttttatgaaaacacatCAGGGAGACGCTTTAAACAGAGCtacattaatgtattatattttaattaataccACAGATATGATAACAGTACTGAAATAgtgaataaatacaataattattgaaaatcatttcatttaaaaaggagAAATTTCCTCTCCACGTTCGTTGGGTAAAACTCGTCAAACCTAGCCTAACCCCTCTCTTCTCATACAGAATATCGAACCGCAAAACAGTTCTCAAGTACACGTCCTAACATACAAACGCGAAAACACATGACAAAGTTAAATTgagttaaatataataattgtcaGAACATGGAAACTTACTGGTTGTCtgcttgtatttattttattataattctaACTGCTCTTCCTATCAATGTAGCTTAGAGCCGTAATATTAGTGTAAATTTTGCGTTGCGCAACTTCCACCGTCGATGCTATTGTCTATCTCAGATTATTATACGACCTCTTAGTGGGCatcacaattattaatatactgTACAGTAATGTAAAGTAGCTCGACTACCGTAAATTGGTCGTTTTAGGTGATACAACATGGCGGCGACCATGCAAAAAAGTTTATTGGAGGCTCTGGATGCGATTCGAACACATGAAATTGAAACGACAACTCGTTTTTTGTCATGGTCTTCGCCTAAAGGATTTGGAAATCTTGGTAATGGTTTTAATATTGCTCTAACTTCGAGTTTATAGACGAAAGTCAACAAAGGAGAAACACATTTTTGGTGTCtatcttgaaaacaaattatgaaaat contains:
- the LOC128245156 gene encoding kelch domain-containing protein 4-like, which codes for MGKKNKKEKKGAGKEKTIQKTEKKANKRAKKELAEKGEDDIEKMIAEFQEKDRRKTQVIEEKCPPPSPRCSMSLTAHPDKEELIMFGGEYFTGNKMYLYNDLLVYNIKKNDWLKVTAPNAPPPRSAHQAVAVRQSGGQLWIFGGEFASPTQSQFYHYKDLWLFSLKEKKWEKVSAPGGPSARSGHRMVQCKKQLIVFGGFHDNLRDYKYFNDAYAFNLDTYTWVQLVVNGNAPSPRSACVLATVADQGKVLVYGGYSKERVKKDVDVGKIHADMFILTPEGKVKEGEQPGKWKWISVKQSGSRPSPRSGFSLAVVGGNKAVCFGGVFDEEEGDEQLNGKFYNELYFLELDTGRWFDARLRGKKTASEKKKRRRRKENETGNVEDGESGSESEEGENDMDMGEEEIRKLAIDKEGTEGDLGDSGDVENDKDVNNEAGMEVDGVTSENSGVGMKEGANSVSMETEQGVESVFKVTIGAQGGENSAMEGFDGATGSEDQAVNVFMPAPRMNALMAVKNGVLYLYGGIFEDGDKQYTLSDMYSLDTNKMEEWNTIIESNLKDLVWVESDSSSGEEMEEGAKGGDSDSDSDDDDDDDLDIDFSDAPERPINEAIKDYFARTKDYWVSKAKEYCDSEGMTLAEKKLEKLAKEMCQESFD